The window GGCGGTCGTCGAAGACGAGCTCGACTTGACTCTCCCATGGCACGAAGCGCCGCCAACCCGTTCGCGGCGGGGGGTAGCCGAGGCGTTCGGTTGCGACGATCACGAGATCAAGCCTGCCTCAACGGTGCCCAAAAGCGGCACCTATCGACCGCCTTGGTAGTTGTAGCCGTGTTCGATGTTCAGTAGCCACTCGTTGTGGAGAGCCAGTGGTCCGAAGAACGGCAGGAGGTCGTGCGGAGTCGTGCTCCGGTCGTGGATGTTCGCATTGGTGATGTCCTCGATGAACCCGACGTTGGCGAGGTTTCGCTCGTCCCGGCCACCGTCGGCCAGGATCCCCTCGACGGCGACGCAGGCACGAGCCAGTTCCGTCGTATCGCCCTCCGAGAGGCGTCGAACCAGATAGCGGACCAAAGCGGCAACCCAGATGTATCGGCCATCATCCTCGTCGACGGCCAACGACTCCTCGCTCGATGCGAACCCGGGGCATGCATCAGCGAGCGCCCGCCAAGCGCCCTCGTAGTCCACCTCGGCATCCGGAGCCATGAGATGTATTTCGGCACACACCGACATGTCGTGTAGCGCCGGTTATGGTCGATCGGCTTTGTGTTCGGTGGCTGGGGTCGTCACGCCGTTGCGCTATCCCTGCCCGGCGGGGAACGGCGTAACTGCCGCAAGCACCCCGAGAGCAATCGCGAGCCCGAGCAGCACCACGACGTCGAGCCGGCGCTTTCGGACCACGAGCAGGCCGGCATCACGCGGGCTCAGCACCAGCCGCAGCAGCGCGGCGGCACCGAGGCCGCCGCACACGACGAACATGCCGGTCCGTGGGTGGTGCAGGGCGGCGATCAGTACGCCGACCGCCACCGTGACCGTCACCAACGAGAGCGGGTCGATCCGGCGGCGCGGCGCCTGGGTGGGCGCGGAGGGCGGCTCGGGCGGCGACGGGTCGGTCACGGGAGGCGACGGGTCGGTCACGGGTTGGTGCCGGGACGTTGCGGCGGCGGCTGCTCGCCCGACAGAACTGCCATCGCGAGGTTGGCCTGGGCCGCTCGCACCAACACGTGGTCCGTGGTGAAGCCGGAGATCGACGTGAACGGGATCTGGGCGCCCGCCAGCCGGCTCGCGACATCGGCGAGGAAGCCGACCTGCTCCCACGGCAGCGGCCCCGGGAACGTGATGCGCTGCCAGCCCAGGTCGGTGTCCAGGGCCTGCTGTGACCAGGCATCCTCGCTCAGCAGCGCAGCGTCGCAGACGACCGTGACTTCCAGGTCACTCGAGACGACCGCGGTGAAGCGGTCGCCGGGGACGGCCGGCGGCTGCCAACCGGCGGGAAGGCGCAGCACCGCCAGCTCGACCGGATCGAGGCTCGGCGACAGATCTTTCATTTCGGGCTGATCCTAGGACGCGACGGATCGCCGGTGCCTGGCCTCCGCCGCTTCGATGCAGTTGCGGAACAGCATCGCAACCGTGGTCGGACCGACCCCGCCGATGCGAGGCGTGATGGCGCCGGCGACCTCGGCGCACGACTCGTCGACGTCGGGGAGCAGCCGCCGCCCCTCGTAACGAACGCCGCCGCCGACGACCACCGAGCCGGGGCTGATGTGTTCCGGCTGCAGGATGCCCGGCACGCCGGCGGCCGCGATCACGATCTCTGCGCGGCGGGTGTAGTCGGGCCAGTTCGGCACGCCGGTGTGAACCACGGTGACCGCGGCGTTGGCGGTCGGGCGCTTCTGGGTCAGCAGCAGCGACAACGGCCGCCCGAGCGTCGTACCGCGACCGAGGATGCACACCGGTCGGCCCGCGACCGGGATCTCGTAGTAGGCGAGCAATGCCTCGATCCCGGCCGGGGTGCACGGCACCGGACCCGGCATGCCGAGCGCCAGCCGCCCCATGTTGGTCGGGTGCAGCCCGTCGACATCCTTGTCAGGATTCATCGCCATCAGTGCCGCGTCGAAGTCGATCTGCGGCGGCGTGGGGTGCTGCACGAGCATCGCGTCGACGGCGTCATCGGTATTAAACTCACGAATCGCGGCGATGACGTCGGCCTGGCTCGCGTCCTGCGGGAGGTGCACGTGCGGGGAGCGCAACCCGAGCTCCGCCGCCTTGTCCTGCTTGACCTTGATGTAGCCCGCGCTCGCCGAGTCGTCGCCCACGAGAATCGTGCCGAGACCGGGCGGGCGTCCCGCCGCCTTGAGCGCCTCGATCCGGGGCGCGAGCTCGGCCAGGACGGCATCCGCCACCGGTCCGCCGGGAAGCAGGCGTGCGGTCATCGGTGCTGGGCCTCCGCTTCGACGATCAGTGGAAGAAGTGCCGGGTGCCGGTGAAGTACAGGCTGACACCCGCGGCAGCTGCCGCCTCGATCGCCAGCTCGTCGCGCAGCGAGCCGCCGGGCTCGACCACCGCGCGCACACCACCGTCGATCAGCACCTGAAGGCCGTCGGGGAACGGGAAGAACGCGTCGCTCGCCGCGACCGAACCCTTGGCGCGGTCACCGGCCCGCGCCACTGCTAGCCGCGCGGAGTCGACCCGGTTGACCTGGCCCATACCGACCCCGACGGTAGCTCCGCCGGACGCGAGCACGATCGCGTTCGACTTCACGGCCCGGCAGGCCCGCCAGGCGAAGCCGAGCTCGGCGAGGGTCTCATCGTCGACCGGCTCACCGGCCTTCAGCTCCCAGCCGGCCGGGTCGTCGCCAGTGGCGTCGAGCCGGTCGACCGTCTGCATCAGCATCCCGCCGCTAATCGCCTTGAACTCCAACGGATCCGGGTGCTCATCCGGCGGGCAGCGGAGCACCCGCAACTTCGCCTTGGTACCGAACACCTCGAGCGCGGCCTCGTCATAGTCCGGCGCGCAGATCACCTCGGTGAGGATGCCCGACAGCTGCTCGGCCAACGCCTTCGTGACGGTCCGGTTGGCTGCGATCACCCCGCCATACGCCGACACCGGGTCGCACTCGTGGGCGAGCCGGTGCGCCTCGGCGATGTCCCGCCCGACTGCGATGCCGCACGGGTTGGCGTGCTTGATGATCGCGACGCACGGCTGATCGAAGTCGGACGCCGCGCGCCGGGCGGCGTCGGTGTCGACGTAGTTGTTGTACGAGAGTTCGGGGCCGTGCAGCTGCTCGGCGGCCGCGAGCCCGCCGCGCCAGTGCCGGTAGAGCGCCGCTCGCTGGTGCGGGTTCTCGCCGTAGCGCAGGACTGCCGCACGCTCCCAGGTGGCTCCCGTCCAGGTCGGGAAGCCGGTCCCGTCGTCGGTCGGGACGAGGACGTTGCCCATCCACGACGCCACCGCCACGTCGTACGACGCGGTGTGCGCGAATGCCCGGGCCGCCAGCCGCTGGCGTTCCTCGAGGGTGAAGCCGCCGGCGGCGAGTGCCTCGGCGACCTCCGGGTACGCGGCCGGGTCGACGACGACCGCCACCGAAGGGTGGTTCTTCGCGGCCGCGCGCACCATCGTGGGGCCACCGATGTCGATCTGCTCGACGCACTCGTCCGGAGCAGCACCGGAGGCGACGGTGTCGCGGAACGGGTAGAGGTTGACGACCACGAGATCGAACGCCTCGACGCCGAGCGCCTCGAGCTGGGCGGCATGCTCGGGTTTGCGCAGGTCGGCCAAGATGCCGGCGTGCACCTTCGGGTGCAGCGTCTTCACCCGCCCGTCGAGGCACTCGGGAAATCCGGTGAGCTCCTCGACCGCGGTCACCGGCACACCTGCGTCGCGCAGCCGCGCCGCGGTCGAACCGGTCGACACGATCTCGACGCCGGCGGCGGCGAGCACACGCCCGAGGTCATCGAGCCCGGTCTTGTCGTAGACGCTGACCAGCGCGCGGGTGATGCGACGCCTGCTCATCCGATCGTGACCTTTCTGTCGGTGACCTGCCAGCCCTCGCGCGCCATCCGTCCGATCGTCTCGATCAGCATCGCCCGCTCCGCGGTCTTGATCCGCTCGTGCAAGCTCGCTTCGTCGTCGTCGGGCGCCACGTCGACGGCGCGCTGCGCGATGATCGGGCCGGTGTCGACCCCGCGGTCGACCATGAACAGTGTGCAACCGGTGATCGTGACGCCCTGCGCCAGCGCGTCCCTGACGCCGTGCGTTCCGGGGAACGACGGCAGCAGCGCCGGATGGGTGTTGACGTAGCGGCCACCGAAGCGATCCAGGAAGGCCGCTCCGGCAAGCTTCATGAAACCGGCGGAGACAATCAGATCGGGCTCGTGCTTCGCGACCTCATCGGCGAAGGCGGCGTCCCACGCCTCCCGGTCCGGAAAGTCGGGCACCCGCAGCACGAAGGTCGGGACGCCGGCCCGTTCGGCCCGGGCGAGTGCCTCGATGCCGTCCCGGTCGGCTCCGACCGCGACCACCGTCGCGCCGTACGCCGGGTCGCCGGTCGCGTCCAGGAGCGCGGCGAGGTTCGTGCCGGTGCCGGAGACCAGCACAACGAGCCGGGCGGACAGGCTGACTCCCCGGTAGTCGGTCGGATGGACGGGGGACGCAGGGAACGGGGAAGAGTGCTCAGGATACCGTCCGGGCGCACCTCGATCTGCCATGCTGCCCGCGTGAGCGCCGCGGTTGCCCCTCATGCCTGCTCCGACCACGCGCGGCGACCGGCGGTACGCGTCGGCGGCCGCTATCTCGCGGTCGCCTCGGTCGCGATCGTCGTCGCGGCGCTGCACATCCCGCACCGGCCGGCGACGCTGTGCCTGTTCCGGGAGCTCACCGGCCTGCCGTGCCCGTTCTGCGGCGGCACGACCGCCGCGGTGCGGCTCGGGCACGGTGACGTGCTCGGCGCGCTGCGCACTTCGCCGCTCGCGGTCGGCCTGCTGGCCGGCTGGCCGCTGTACGACGTGATCCGGCCACCGCGATGGTGGCGCGAGTCGAAACGCAACCGGGTACTGGTGATCGCCGCCGTACTCATCGCGTCGGAGATCTGGCAGCTCGTGCGGTTCGGCGTGATCTCGCTGTGATGGCACCAATCCCGCCGCGCGCCCCTCGCGGCCCCTATTGTCCGCACTGAGGCTGTTCGCAGCACCGACCGGAAGGGCACGAGATGACCACACCGGAAGACCCGGGCCAGCCGCCGTCGGAAGGCACGCCGCCGCCCCCGCCGCCCCCGGACTACGGAACGCCGCCTCCGGCCTATGGAACACCGCCGCCCGAGTACAGCGCCCCGCCGCCGCAGTACGGCGCCCCTCCGGCCTACGGCGGTGGTGGCAACTACGAGCAGCCGGTCGGCTACTCGGGCCCGCCGCTCGCCTCGTGGATCCAGCGCGTCGGCGGTTTCCTCATCGACTTCCTGATCGTGTTCATCCCTTCGGCGATCCTTGGCATCGCGACCGGCAGCAGGGTCGTCGACAACATCGTCGGGTTGGTGATCGGGATCGTCATCGCCTACATGAACGGCGCGACCGGACAGTCTCCGGGCAAGCGCCTGGTCGGCTTGAAGCTGATCAAGGCGCAGGACGGCCAGCTGCTCGGCGGCGGCATGGGAATCGTGCGTTGGATCTGCCACATCCTCGACTCGCTGGCCTGCCTGATCGGCTGGTTCTGGCCGCTGTGGGACTCGAAGCGCCAGACGTTCGCCGACAAGATCGTCGGCACCGTGGTCGTGAAGCTCTGAGTCGATGACGACCCCCGACGATCCGGGCACGTCGTCCGGTGAGGGCTCGGCGCCGGAGGATCCGTATCAGGCGCCGCAGTTCGGCAACCCCGACTACGGCGCACCGCGGCCGAACTCGCCGTCGTTCGGCGCCCAGCCGCCGCCGTACTACGGCGGGGCGACGCCCGGGGCCCAGCCGCCACCGGGCGGATCTCCGCCGCCGTACGGACAGCCGCCGCCTTATGGCCAGCCTCCGCCTTATGGCCAGCCGCCGCCCTACGGCCAGCCGCCGCCGGCGTACGGGCAGCAACCGCCGTACGGACAACCGCCGCCCTACGGCTACACCCAGCCGGCCTATGGGTACGGCGCGCCGCAGGGCTACGGGCCGCCGCTCGGCACCGGCGTCGGATGCATCGCGTCGATGGGCAACCGGCTCGGCGCCCGGATCATCGACGGCCTGCTGATCGGTGCGGTCGTCGTGGCCATCGCGATCCCGTTGGGCATCAGCATCGTCCACAACTCGCACACCGTGACGAACCCGGACGGCACCACCACGGTGACGACGAGTCACGCTGACATCGGTGCGCTGTTCGCGGTGCTGGCGATCTTCGCGATCATCGGCATCCTCTACGAGGTGGGGATGATCGCGGTCCGGGGCGCGACGCTGGGCAAGATGGCGGCCGGGGTGAAGGTGATCCGAGCCGACAACGGTCAGGTGCCCGGGTGGGGCTCGTCGTTCGTCCGGTGGATCATCCCGACCGCGGCGGGGTTCCTCTGCAGCCTGCTCACGCTGCTGGTCTACATCTCTCCGTTCTTCGACGGCGCGCACCGCAACCAGGGCTGGCACGACAAGGCGGCCAGCACCTTCGTGGTCAGGACGCGCTGACCTCGCCGTCGGGCTGAGCCTCGGCGGCCACCAGATCGATAGTGGGTTCGCCGCTTCGTCGACGAAGGGCGTACACGGCAAGCACCACCGCGCAGACGACCGCCGTCTCGGCCGCCGCGGCGAGGCCGGTCTGCCACGGCGAAGGCCCGAACGCACGCAGCCGGCCGGGACCGGCCGGGCCGCCGGAGAAACCCAGCGCGAGCGCGACGCCGACGCCGAGCACGGCGCTCGTGATCGCGACGCCGCGCGCGCGGGTCGCCAGGTCTGAGGCCTCGACGCAGGCCAGTCGCCGCCCGGCGACCACTCCGGCCGCGATGACGGCCACGACGCAGTACGCCACCACCGGGAGTGGCGCCCGGCCGGTGGGTGCCGTCGCCACCAGCGGCAGGGCGGGCAGCGCCCCGAGATGCGCGCCACCGAGGGCTACCGACGTACCGGTGCCGAGCCCGAAACCCGGCCCGAGAAGGTACCCGAGCGCGAACAGCACGGTGTTCGGCAGCAGGACCACCGACAGCAGCAGCATCGAGACCTTCCCCGGCCCGCCGGAGTAGTGGTCGAGGACGCCGGTGAAGCGGTGCAGGTGCACCAGGACGTCTGCCGCCGCGAGCAGCGCCGCTGCGCCGAGCAGAACCGCCCCGGCGACTCCGGCGGCCTGCAGCGGCACCCGCGCGGCGCCCGGGGTCCACTCCCACAGCCCGCGCCCGAGCCCGCAGCCGCGGACGGCGCCGAGGCCGGCGAACCCGGTCCCGACGATGCCGGTGCAGACGACCGAGGCACCGATCGACGGGTGGATGGTCCAGCTACCGGAGAACCCGGCGAGCACGCCGCCGATGACGGCATAGGGCAGGGCGACCGAGGCGATAACCGGACCGAGGTCGCGCACCTCGGTACACCGGCTGGCGCGAGCCACCAGCGAGCTTGCTCTGGCCAGCATCAGGCCGAGGCCGACGGTCAGCACCAGGGGCGGGATCGCGATCGCGCCGCCATCGACCCGCAAGGGGCTTCGGTGTGCGACCAGCCAGAGCTGGCCGGCCAGCCGCAGCGCGGCACCCGCGCTGGCGCTGGAGCGGGAGTCGGCGGCCCAGATGATGAGCGCCACGACGTAGAGCGAGCCGATGCCGAGCGCGGCCGCCCAGGCGGCACCGAACGCGCCGCGGATCCACACGGAGGCGGCCAGCTCCGGCTCCGGGTGGTCCGGGCGACGCGGGCGCGAGGGACGCGACGAAGCGGGTGGGCGGTCCTTGGTCGCGGTGGCCGATCCGCGGCCGGCTGGAACGCGGCTGGGGCGGAGCTTGCCGTGGGTGAGGTCGGCCACCCCGCGATGGTGACAGCCGGCAACGCCTGAGGCGGGTGTTACACGCCGCAGCCGTACATAACGTCACCAATGGCCCACCGGGGACGGCGCAAGGCAGCGACACCGGGCCCAGCGGCACCGGACGATCCGTGGCCGCAGTCCGTTCAGCGGCCGCGGGTCAGCGGCCGACGATCTCCGCCATCAGCCGGGCGGTCTCGCTCGGCGTCTTGCCGACCCGCACGCCGACCGCCTCGAGCGCTGCCGCCTTCGCCGCCGCAGTCCCCGAGGAGCCGGAGACGATCGCGCCGGCGTGGCCCATCGTCTTGCCCTCGGGCGCCGTGAACCCGGCGACATACCCCACGACCGGCTTGGTGACGTTGGCCTTGATGAAGTCGGCCGCTCGCTCCTCGGCGTCGCCGCCGATCTCGCCGATCATCACGATCGCCTCGGTGTCGGGGTCGTCCTGGAAGGCGGCCAGGCAGTCGATGTGCGTCGTACCGATCACCGGGTCGCCGCCGATGCCGACCCCGGTCGAGAAGCCGATGCTGCTCAGCTCGTACATCATCTGGTAGGTCAGCGTGCCGGACTTCGAGACCAGCCCGATCGGGCCCGGGCCGGTGATGTCGGCGGGGATGATGCCCGCGTTGGCCTGGCCGGGCGAGATCAGGCCGGGGCAGTTCGGTCCGATGATGCTGGTCGTGCCGCGCTCGCGGGCGTAGGCGAAGAAGTACGCCGTGTCCTGGACCGGCACCCCCTCGGTGATGACGACGAGCAGCGGAATGCCCGCGTCGACCGCCTCGAGCGCCGCGTCCTTGGTGAACGCGGCCGGCACGAACCCGACCGAAACATCCGCACCGGTCTCGGCCATGGCTTCGGCAACCGTCGCGAAAACGGGAATCCCGTCGACGTCGGTGCCGGCCTTGCGGGCGTTGACACCACCCACGATGTTGGTGCCGGCAGCCACCATCCGACGGGTGTGCTTGGTCCCCTCGGAGCCGGTGATGCCCTGGACGATGACCCTGCTGTCCTTCGTGAGCCAGATCGCCATCAGGCCGCCCCTCCGACGCTCGCGAGCTCGGCCGCGCGTTGCGCGGCGCCGTCCATCGTGTCGACCTGCTCGACCATGGGATGTGCTGCCTCGGTGAGAATCCGCCGGCCCTCCTCGGCGTTGTTGCCATCGAGCCGGACGACCAGCGGACGGGTCACCTGCTCACCTCGGCCCTCGAGCAACGACAGCGCCTGGACGATGCCGTTGGCGACCGCGTCGCAGGACGTGATGCCGCCGAACACGTTGACGAACACCGAGCGCACCGATGGGTCGGACATGATCACGTCGAGCCCGTTGGCCATGACCTCGGCGGATGCGCCGCCGCCGATGTCGAGGAAGTTGGCGGGACGCACCCCGCCGAAGCTCTCGCCTGCATACGCGACGACATCGAGCGTCGACATCACCAGGCCCGCGCCGTTGCCGATGATCCCGACCTCTCCGTCGAGCTTCACGTAGTTGAGATGCAACTCCTTCGCCCGCACTTCGAGCGGGTCGGTCGACGAGACGTCGCGATACGCGTCGTGAACCGCTTCATGCCGGAACGCCGCGTTGTCGTCGAGCGTGACCTTTCCGTCGAGCGCGAGGATCTCGTCGTCAGGGGTACGCACCAACGGGTTGACCTCGACCAGCGTGGCTTCTTCCCCGACGAAGACCCGCCACAGCTGTTCGATGACCGCGGCGGCCCGGTCGCGAACCTCCTCGGGGATGTTGCCGGCCGACGCGATCTCCATGGCCTTGGTCGCGCTGACGCCTTCGACCGGGTCGATCGGCACCCGCGCGAGCGCGTCCGGGCGCTCGACGGCGAGCTCCTCGATCTCCATCCCGCCCTCGGCCGAGCACATCGCCAGGTAGTTGCGGCTGCCGCGGTCGAGCAAGAACGAGAAGTAGTACTCGGTGCCGATGTCGGCCGCCTGCGAGATCAGCAGCGTGCGGACTTCGTGCCCCTTGATGTCCATCCCGAGGATTGCGCCGGCCTTCTCGACCGCGTCGTCGGCGGACGGCGCGAACTTCACACCGCCGGCCTTGCCGCGGCCGCCGGTCTTCACCTGCGCCTTCACCATCACCGGGCCGCCACCGAGCTCCTCGACCGCCGGCCGTACCTCGTCGACGCTCGTGACCACGACCTGCCGGGTCGTCGGTACGCCGTACTTGGCGAACAGCTCCTTGGCCTGCCACTCGAACAGGTCCACGCTCACTCCTTCACCGCAGCGTCGGGCGAGCGGTGCGCTGCGCCCGGCCTGGCTACCGTATCGACCGCCGGTACGGCGCCTGCGCGGGTCCCGAGCCGAGGCGGGTCAGGCGCCGCCGCTGACCGTCACGTGGTCGCTCACCCACTCGACGATCGCCGCCGTCGGCGTACCCGGTGTGAAGATCTGGGCCACGCCGATCTCCTTCAACGGCGCGATGTCCGCGTCCGGGATGATCCCGCCGCCGAAGACGACGATGTCGCGAGCGTCTGCCTCGTCGAGCAGCTCGATGACCCGCTTGAACAGGGTCATGTGGGCGCCGGAGAGCACCGAGAGCCCGATCGCGTGCGCATCCTCCTGGATCGCGGTGGCAACGATCTGTTCCGGCGTCTGGTGCAGGCCGGTGTAGATGACCTCCATGCCGGCGTCCCGTAGCGCGCGGGCGACCACCTTCGCGCCGCGGTCGTGCCCGTCGAGGCCCGGTTTCGCCACCACAACGCGGATCGGCATCGACGTCCTCCTCGACCGGCGGAGGTCGCCGGGCCTGCCGCAAGGATATTCGGCGCCCGCTCGCGGGCCCGAGGTAACGTTTCCAGCATGCAGCGGGGGGCGGCTCTCGGGCGCGCGGTCAAGGGCACCGCAGTCGAAGCCGCCTGGATCGCGACCCATCTGGTGAGCTACCCGTTCGGCGTGGCCCAAGAGCGGATCAGGCCGGCTGCCGAGCGGTACTCCCTCGGCAAGCTCTCACCGGTGCACCGAGGGCTGTTCATCGGCGACGTCGAGGCGGCCGGCACGCCGATCCTGCTGGTACACGGCCTGGTCGACA is drawn from Mycobacteriales bacterium and contains these coding sequences:
- a CDS encoding DUF3017 domain-containing protein; protein product: MTDPSPPVTDPSPPEPPSAPTQAPRRRIDPLSLVTVTVAVGVLIAALHHPRTGMFVVCGGLGAAALLRLVLSPRDAGLLVVRKRRLDVVVLLGLAIALGVLAAVTPFPAGQG
- a CDS encoding ACT domain-containing protein, with the protein product MKDLSPSLDPVELAVLRLPAGWQPPAVPGDRFTAVVSSDLEVTVVCDAALLSEDAWSQQALDTDLGWQRITFPGPLPWEQVGFLADVASRLAGAQIPFTSISGFTTDHVLVRAAQANLAMAVLSGEQPPPQRPGTNP
- a CDS encoding tetrahydrofolate dehydrogenase/cyclohydrolase catalytic domain-containing protein, whose product is MTARLLPGGPVADAVLAELAPRIEALKAAGRPPGLGTILVGDDSASAGYIKVKQDKAAELGLRSPHVHLPQDASQADVIAAIREFNTDDAVDAMLVQHPTPPQIDFDAALMAMNPDKDVDGLHPTNMGRLALGMPGPVPCTPAGIEALLAYYEIPVAGRPVCILGRGTTLGRPLSLLLTQKRPTANAAVTVVHTGVPNWPDYTRRAEIVIAAAGVPGILQPEHISPGSVVVGGGVRYEGRRLLPDVDESCAEVAGAITPRIGGVGPTTVAMLFRNCIEAAEARHRRSVAS
- the purH gene encoding bifunctional phosphoribosylaminoimidazolecarboxamide formyltransferase/IMP cyclohydrolase; this translates as MSRRRITRALVSVYDKTGLDDLGRVLAAAGVEIVSTGSTAARLRDAGVPVTAVEELTGFPECLDGRVKTLHPKVHAGILADLRKPEHAAQLEALGVEAFDLVVVNLYPFRDTVASGAAPDECVEQIDIGGPTMVRAAAKNHPSVAVVVDPAAYPEVAEALAAGGFTLEERQRLAARAFAHTASYDVAVASWMGNVLVPTDDGTGFPTWTGATWERAAVLRYGENPHQRAALYRHWRGGLAAAEQLHGPELSYNNYVDTDAARRAASDFDQPCVAIIKHANPCGIAVGRDIAEAHRLAHECDPVSAYGGVIAANRTVTKALAEQLSGILTEVICAPDYDEAALEVFGTKAKLRVLRCPPDEHPDPLEFKAISGGMLMQTVDRLDATGDDPAGWELKAGEPVDDETLAELGFAWRACRAVKSNAIVLASGGATVGVGMGQVNRVDSARLAVARAGDRAKGSVAASDAFFPFPDGLQVLIDGGVRAVVEPGGSLRDELAIEAAAAAGVSLYFTGTRHFFH
- the purN gene encoding phosphoribosylglycinamide formyltransferase, coding for MADRGAPGRYPEHSSPFPASPVHPTDYRGVSLSARLVVLVSGTGTNLAALLDATGDPAYGATVVAVGADRDGIEALARAERAGVPTFVLRVPDFPDREAWDAAFADEVAKHEPDLIVSAGFMKLAGAAFLDRFGGRYVNTHPALLPSFPGTHGVRDALAQGVTITGCTLFMVDRGVDTGPIIAQRAVDVAPDDDEASLHERIKTAERAMLIETIGRMAREGWQVTDRKVTIG
- a CDS encoding DUF2752 domain-containing protein, with the translated sequence MSAAVAPHACSDHARRPAVRVGGRYLAVASVAIVVAALHIPHRPATLCLFRELTGLPCPFCGGTTAAVRLGHGDVLGALRTSPLAVGLLAGWPLYDVIRPPRWWRESKRNRVLVIAAVLIASEIWQLVRFGVISL
- a CDS encoding RDD family protein, translated to MTTPEDPGQPPSEGTPPPPPPPDYGTPPPAYGTPPPEYSAPPPQYGAPPAYGGGGNYEQPVGYSGPPLASWIQRVGGFLIDFLIVFIPSAILGIATGSRVVDNIVGLVIGIVIAYMNGATGQSPGKRLVGLKLIKAQDGQLLGGGMGIVRWICHILDSLACLIGWFWPLWDSKRQTFADKIVGTVVVKL
- a CDS encoding RDD family protein codes for the protein MTTPDDPGTSSGEGSAPEDPYQAPQFGNPDYGAPRPNSPSFGAQPPPYYGGATPGAQPPPGGSPPPYGQPPPYGQPPPYGQPPPYGQPPPAYGQQPPYGQPPPYGYTQPAYGYGAPQGYGPPLGTGVGCIASMGNRLGARIIDGLLIGAVVVAIAIPLGISIVHNSHTVTNPDGTTTVTTSHADIGALFAVLAIFAIIGILYEVGMIAVRGATLGKMAAGVKVIRADNGQVPGWGSSFVRWIIPTAAGFLCSLLTLLVYISPFFDGAHRNQGWHDKAASTFVVRTR
- a CDS encoding DUF6350 family protein, which codes for MADLTHGKLRPSRVPAGRGSATATKDRPPASSRPSRPRRPDHPEPELAASVWIRGAFGAAWAAALGIGSLYVVALIIWAADSRSSASAGAALRLAGQLWLVAHRSPLRVDGGAIAIPPLVLTVGLGLMLARASSLVARASRCTEVRDLGPVIASVALPYAVIGGVLAGFSGSWTIHPSIGASVVCTGIVGTGFAGLGAVRGCGLGRGLWEWTPGAARVPLQAAGVAGAVLLGAAALLAAADVLVHLHRFTGVLDHYSGGPGKVSMLLLSVVLLPNTVLFALGYLLGPGFGLGTGTSVALGGAHLGALPALPLVATAPTGRAPLPVVAYCVVAVIAAGVVAGRRLACVEASDLATRARGVAITSAVLGVGVALALGFSGGPAGPGRLRAFGPSPWQTGLAAAAETAVVCAVVLAVYALRRRSGEPTIDLVAAEAQPDGEVSAS
- the sucD gene encoding succinate--CoA ligase subunit alpha, which translates into the protein MAIWLTKDSRVIVQGITGSEGTKHTRRMVAAGTNIVGGVNARKAGTDVDGIPVFATVAEAMAETGADVSVGFVPAAFTKDAALEAVDAGIPLLVVITEGVPVQDTAYFFAYARERGTTSIIGPNCPGLISPGQANAGIIPADITGPGPIGLVSKSGTLTYQMMYELSSIGFSTGVGIGGDPVIGTTHIDCLAAFQDDPDTEAIVMIGEIGGDAEERAADFIKANVTKPVVGYVAGFTAPEGKTMGHAGAIVSGSSGTAAAKAAALEAVGVRVGKTPSETARLMAEIVGR
- the sucC gene encoding ADP-forming succinate--CoA ligase subunit beta, which encodes MDLFEWQAKELFAKYGVPTTRQVVVTSVDEVRPAVEELGGGPVMVKAQVKTGGRGKAGGVKFAPSADDAVEKAGAILGMDIKGHEVRTLLISQAADIGTEYYFSFLLDRGSRNYLAMCSAEGGMEIEELAVERPDALARVPIDPVEGVSATKAMEIASAGNIPEEVRDRAAAVIEQLWRVFVGEEATLVEVNPLVRTPDDEILALDGKVTLDDNAAFRHEAVHDAYRDVSSTDPLEVRAKELHLNYVKLDGEVGIIGNGAGLVMSTLDVVAYAGESFGGVRPANFLDIGGGASAEVMANGLDVIMSDPSVRSVFVNVFGGITSCDAVANGIVQALSLLEGRGEQVTRPLVVRLDGNNAEEGRRILTEAAHPMVEQVDTMDGAAQRAAELASVGGAA
- a CDS encoding cobalamin B12-binding domain-containing protein, with amino-acid sequence MPIRVVVAKPGLDGHDRGAKVVARALRDAGMEVIYTGLHQTPEQIVATAIQEDAHAIGLSVLSGAHMTLFKRVIELLDEADARDIVVFGGGIIPDADIAPLKEIGVAQIFTPGTPTAAIVEWVSDHVTVSGGA